A stretch of the Coprobacillus cateniformis genome encodes the following:
- a CDS encoding FeoA family protein translates to MTLDEVKPGMTVVIETVGGKGLLRRRLLEMGLTPKTKIKVRKVAPMGDPIEVYLRSYVLTLRKDDASKIAIKEVSDE, encoded by the coding sequence ATGACATTAGATGAAGTAAAACCAGGAATGACGGTTGTTATTGAAACAGTTGGTGGTAAAGGGCTATTACGCCGTCGTTTATTAGAAATGGGATTAACACCTAAAACAAAAATAAAGGTTCGTAAAGTGGCACCTATGGGTGATCCAATAGAAGTTTATTTACGAAGTTATGTTTTAACCTTAAGAAAAGATGATGCTTCCAAGATAGCAATCAAGGAGGTTAGTGATGAGTAG
- the feoB gene encoding ferrous iron transport protein B: protein MSRKIALIGNQNCGKTTLFNALTGSSQHVGNFPGVTVEQKKGFIKKHKEQFELIDLPGIYSLSPYTSEEIVSIQFLLDEHPDLIINIVDATNMERNLYLTMQLMELNIPMILVLNMMDEVVSSGNCIDLDGLKEKLGMSIVPISASKNEGIEDVITEIERNMDQPARHLDLCHGPVHKAIHSISHIVEQKVRALHLPVRYCVTKLIEGDKEMFKTLQLSENDCHIIEHILEGMEEESGTDREAALVDMRYSFIEEVCQDCVFTECETKEQIRSEKIDLLLTHKYLGIPVFILIMLFIFYFTFYLIGAPLQDLMDSGITIVSDWLLAFLETNHVAYWLRALIGDGILAGVGSVLSFLPVIVILFFFLSLLEDSGYMARVAFVMDKALRKIGLSGRSFVPMLIGFGCSVPAIMATRTLSSDRDRKMTIVLTPFMSCSAKLPIYGMIIAAFFPSKAAIVMITIYCIGILVAVVSALLLKNTIFLGEPVPFVLELPAYRIPTAKNVMLNVWDKAKDFIRKAFTVIFIASIVIWFLQSFNFQFEMIEDSSQSILAAIGTFVSPIFKPLGFNDWRASTALMTGITAKESVVSTLSVLTATNTATSLNSALAGIFTPMSAFAFLVFTVLYMPCIAAFAATKRELGSWLQALLTAGFQTGMAYLVAMLIYQIGNLFL from the coding sequence ATGAGTAGAAAAATAGCGTTAATAGGTAATCAAAATTGTGGAAAAACAACATTGTTTAATGCTTTAACAGGATCAAGTCAGCATGTTGGGAATTTTCCTGGCGTAACAGTTGAACAAAAAAAGGGTTTCATAAAAAAGCATAAAGAGCAATTTGAATTAATTGATTTGCCAGGTATTTATTCATTATCTCCATATACTTCTGAAGAAATTGTTTCCATTCAATTTCTATTAGATGAACATCCGGATTTAATTATTAATATTGTTGATGCAACAAATATGGAAAGAAATCTATATTTAACAATGCAATTAATGGAATTAAATATTCCTATGATTCTTGTTTTAAATATGATGGATGAAGTTGTGAGCAGTGGGAATTGTATAGATTTGGATGGCTTAAAAGAAAAACTGGGGATGAGTATTGTTCCTATCTCAGCTAGTAAAAATGAAGGTATTGAAGATGTTATTACTGAGATAGAAAGGAATATGGATCAGCCAGCTAGACATTTAGATTTATGTCATGGACCTGTTCATAAAGCGATTCATTCCATTTCACATATTGTTGAACAGAAGGTTAGAGCATTGCATCTTCCAGTACGTTATTGTGTGACAAAACTGATTGAAGGTGACAAAGAGATGTTTAAGACTCTACAATTATCTGAAAATGACTGTCATATTATTGAGCATATACTGGAAGGAATGGAAGAAGAGTCAGGAACTGATCGTGAAGCAGCATTGGTTGATATGCGTTATTCTTTCATTGAAGAGGTTTGTCAAGACTGTGTTTTTACAGAGTGTGAAACCAAAGAACAAATTCGTTCAGAGAAGATTGATTTGCTACTTACACATAAATACTTAGGAATACCAGTATTTATATTGATTATGTTATTCATTTTTTACTTTACATTCTATCTTATTGGTGCTCCTTTGCAGGATTTGATGGATAGTGGAATTACCATTGTTTCTGATTGGTTATTGGCATTTTTAGAAACGAACCATGTTGCTTACTGGTTACGCGCCTTAATTGGGGATGGTATTTTAGCAGGAGTGGGAAGTGTTTTGTCTTTTTTGCCTGTTATTGTTATTTTGTTTTTCTTTTTATCATTGCTAGAAGACAGTGGATATATGGCGAGAGTTGCTTTCGTTATGGATAAGGCTTTAAGGAAAATTGGCTTATCTGGCAGATCATTTGTTCCAATGCTGATAGGTTTTGGATGTAGTGTACCAGCTATAATGGCTACACGTACATTATCAAGTGATCGTGATCGTAAAATGACAATAGTATTAACACCATTTATGTCATGTAGTGCTAAATTGCCTATCTATGGAATGATTATAGCAGCATTTTTTCCAAGTAAAGCTGCTATAGTTATGATTACAATCTATTGTATTGGTATACTTGTTGCTGTTGTTTCAGCTTTGCTGTTGAAAAATACAATTTTTTTAGGAGAGCCTGTCCCATTTGTATTGGAATTACCAGCATATCGTATTCCAACTGCTAAAAATGTTATGCTAAATGTTTGGGATAAGGCAAAAGATTTTATTCGTAAAGCTTTTACAGTGATTTTTATAGCTTCTATTGTGATATGGTTCTTACAAAGTTTTAACTTCCAATTTGAAATGATAGAGGACAGCAGTCAAAGTATTTTAGCAGCAATTGGTACATTTGTTTCGCCTATATTTAAGCCACTTGGATTTAATGATTGGCGTGCCTCAACAGCATTAATGACTGGGATTACTGCAAAAGAATCTGTTGTTTCTACCTTAAGTGTTTTAACTGCAACAAATACAGCTACTTCTTTAAATAGTGCTTTGGCAGGAATATTTACTCCTATGAGTGCATTTGCATTCTTGGTATTTACTGTTTTGTATATGCCTTGTATTGCAGCATTTGCTGCTACAAAGAGAGAACTAGGTAGTTGGTTACAGGCTTTATTAACTGCTGGATTTCAAACTGGGATGGCATATTTAGTTGCTATGCTGATATATCAGATAGGAAATTTATTTCTATGA
- a CDS encoding lactate utilization protein, with translation MEENLKTLLKIKETELIKSFEANNMTLMFVKNQTELETYLKSILKDGKKVAVGGSVTLNQMGVVDLLRTSDVHFIDRYEEGLSRDVMEDRFREAFYADLFITSTNALTMDGCLYNVDGTGNRVAAMIFGPKEVIVIAGLNKICQDEAGALSHIKNCSAPANAIRLNKKTPCVKTGRCMECHSPERICSSFVKLGYQGKVNRMKVIIVEDYLGY, from the coding sequence ATGGAAGAGAATTTAAAGACTTTATTGAAAATCAAAGAGACAGAATTGATTAAATCTTTTGAGGCAAATAATATGACTTTAATGTTTGTGAAAAATCAAACAGAATTGGAGACTTATTTAAAAAGTATTTTAAAAGATGGTAAGAAAGTTGCTGTTGGTGGAAGTGTAACGCTGAATCAAATGGGTGTTGTTGATTTATTGCGTACGAGTGATGTCCATTTTATTGATCGATATGAAGAAGGATTGTCAAGAGATGTTATGGAAGATCGTTTTCGTGAGGCATTTTATGCTGATTTATTCATTACGAGTACAAACGCTTTAACTATGGATGGATGTTTGTATAATGTTGATGGAACAGGGAATCGTGTAGCAGCAATGATATTTGGACCAAAAGAGGTTATTGTGATTGCTGGATTGAATAAAATCTGTCAAGATGAAGCAGGTGCATTGTCACATATTAAAAATTGTAGTGCTCCAGCAAACGCTATTCGTTTAAATAAAAAAACACCTTGTGTAAAAACAGGCAGATGTATGGAATGCCATAGTCCAGAAAGAATTTGTAGCAGTTTTGTTAAATTAGGATATCAAGGGAAGGTTAATCGTATGAAAGTCATCATTGTTGAAGACTATTTAGGATATTAG
- the malQ gene encoding 4-alpha-glucanotransferase: MKKQAGLLFPISVLPGRYGVGDFGQHAYELVDKMASASITLWQILPLNPLGYGNSPYQPLSTHAGDEIYLSLAGLVEDNLLLAEEVTSFHTLYHFVDYKEVRHVKEKLYLKAFERFEETDEYQRFVKENDWVHLYAVFKVFKDHNHQKSWVEWEDEYKYYYRDLSFSLTPFLKEINYQIFLQYYFFKQWNALKNYANQKGISIIGDMPIYVGLDSVDVWVNQQCFLLEEDGKPSFVAGVPPDYFSKFGQRWGNPLYDWEYLSKHQFDFWVERMKAASQIYDTVRIDHFRAFDTYWKIPESESTAIIGDWIEAPGYQLFDTLFNKVPELSILAEDLGELRHQVYDLRDHYHLKGMYVFQFHYCYDFDFHKVVVYTGTHDNDTLVGWLDSLEKEDYKKVSTYIANYDEVHDYQKIIHYCLDLEAMHVIVPVWDMMGCDTSARFNVPGKIGSPNWEYRLSSFEQFDSYLEDYKNMIEVSGRKGV, from the coding sequence ATGAAAAAACAAGCAGGATTGTTATTTCCGATATCAGTTTTGCCAGGACGTTATGGTGTTGGTGATTTTGGTCAACATGCTTATGAGCTGGTTGATAAGATGGCTAGCGCATCAATAACACTATGGCAGATTTTACCATTAAATCCATTAGGCTATGGAAATTCCCCATATCAGCCATTATCAACTCATGCTGGAGATGAAATTTATTTAAGTCTTGCTGGATTGGTAGAAGATAATTTATTATTGGCTGAAGAAGTGACATCTTTTCATACGCTTTATCATTTTGTGGATTATAAAGAAGTAAGACACGTTAAAGAGAAATTATATTTGAAAGCTTTTGAACGTTTTGAGGAAACTGATGAGTATCAACGTTTTGTAAAAGAAAATGATTGGGTACATCTTTATGCAGTTTTTAAAGTTTTTAAAGATCATAATCATCAAAAATCATGGGTTGAATGGGAAGACGAATATAAGTATTATTATCGTGATTTATCATTTTCTTTAACACCATTTTTAAAGGAAATTAATTATCAAATCTTCTTACAATATTATTTCTTTAAACAATGGAATGCATTAAAAAATTATGCAAATCAAAAAGGTATTTCAATTATTGGAGATATGCCAATTTATGTTGGTTTAGATTCAGTTGATGTTTGGGTGAATCAACAATGTTTTCTTTTGGAAGAAGATGGAAAGCCATCATTTGTAGCAGGAGTTCCACCAGATTATTTTAGTAAATTTGGTCAAAGATGGGGAAATCCACTTTATGATTGGGAGTATTTATCTAAACATCAGTTTGACTTTTGGGTTGAACGTATGAAAGCAGCTTCACAAATTTATGATACAGTACGGATTGATCATTTTAGAGCCTTTGATACGTATTGGAAAATTCCTGAAAGTGAATCAACAGCTATTATTGGTGATTGGATAGAAGCTCCTGGTTATCAATTGTTTGATACTTTGTTTAATAAGGTTCCAGAACTATCTATTCTCGCTGAAGATTTAGGCGAACTTCGTCATCAGGTTTATGATTTAAGAGATCATTATCATTTGAAAGGAATGTATGTTTTTCAGTTTCATTATTGTTATGATTTTGATTTTCATAAGGTTGTTGTTTACACTGGTACACACGATAATGATACACTTGTTGGCTGGTTAGATTCATTAGAAAAAGAAGACTATAAAAAAGTATCCACATATATTGCTAATTATGATGAGGTTCACGATTATCAAAAAATCATTCATTACTGTTTAGATTTAGAAGCAATGCATGTTATTGTTCCAGTATGGGATATGATGGGGTGTGATACATCAGCACGATTTAATGTACCTGGTAAGATAGGTTCGCCAAACTGGGAGTATCGTTTGTCATCCTTTGAACAATTTGATTCATATTTAGAAGATTATAAAAATATGATAGAAGTGAGTGGAAGAAAAGGGGTTTAA
- a CDS encoding patatin-like phospholipase family protein → MKRAVVLAGGGSKGAYEAGFMKALSELGIDYQIVTGTSIGAMNGCLLAQQDLEALEKLWNHIDISQVFAGGFQPDFQFDLDTMLNQSNLIISFFKKYIKEKGADITPLKELIRSLLKEEQLLSSPIDFGLCTVHYPSLKPLFITKEEMNKQYIFDYLIASASCFPVFPIHSIQNEDFIDGGYYDNVPIDLAFDMGADEIIVVDMNSKEATHKHYVNRPHITYTMPYVDLGGFMDFSREALDRNKRLGYQTAMKCFGDYLGVKYTFQQFESPLFHVFYKDILYLERYMRKMFRSDTGGNLVYRFMEAHKDQPLSENDYLFVALDWTLELVGRDPSYVYQFDLVVQDLLKDFEKYTNPEYQMVSLRSTDEISKTLKNINKLGVVGRLLHGMLYPAEEKVDVEKFLTLFSKEVIIARLLFMLYNEKRDETSVEN, encoded by the coding sequence ATGAAACGTGCAGTGGTATTAGCTGGTGGCGGATCTAAAGGTGCTTATGAAGCTGGTTTCATGAAAGCACTTAGTGAGTTGGGTATTGATTACCAAATTGTGACAGGAACATCAATAGGGGCAATGAATGGATGTTTATTAGCTCAACAAGATTTAGAGGCTTTGGAAAAACTTTGGAACCATATAGATATTTCTCAAGTCTTTGCTGGTGGCTTTCAACCAGATTTTCAATTTGATTTAGATACTATGTTAAATCAATCTAACTTAATTATTTCTTTTTTTAAGAAATATATAAAAGAAAAAGGGGCTGATATTACACCATTAAAGGAACTTATTCGAAGTTTGTTAAAAGAAGAACAACTCTTATCATCACCAATTGATTTTGGCTTGTGTACAGTTCATTATCCATCATTAAAACCATTATTCATTACCAAAGAAGAAATGAACAAACAATATATATTTGATTATCTCATTGCAAGTGCATCATGTTTTCCAGTTTTTCCAATTCATTCAATTCAAAACGAAGACTTTATAGATGGTGGTTATTATGATAATGTTCCAATTGACCTCGCTTTTGATATGGGTGCTGATGAGATTATTGTTGTGGATATGAATAGTAAAGAAGCAACTCATAAACATTATGTCAATCGTCCTCATATCACATATACAATGCCTTATGTGGATTTAGGTGGATTCATGGACTTTAGTCGTGAAGCATTAGATAGAAATAAACGTTTGGGTTATCAAACAGCCATGAAATGTTTTGGTGATTACTTGGGGGTAAAATATACATTTCAGCAGTTTGAATCACCTTTGTTTCATGTTTTTTATAAAGATATTCTTTATTTAGAACGTTATATGCGTAAAATGTTTAGAAGTGATACAGGTGGTAATCTTGTTTATAGATTCATGGAGGCTCATAAGGATCAGCCTTTAAGTGAAAATGATTATTTATTTGTAGCTTTAGACTGGACATTAGAACTTGTAGGGCGTGATCCAAGTTATGTTTATCAGTTTGATTTGGTGGTTCAAGATTTGTTAAAGGATTTTGAAAAATACACAAATCCAGAATATCAAATGGTATCATTACGTTCAACAGATGAAATATCTAAAACATTAAAGAATATTAATAAGTTAGGTGTTGTAGGACGTTTGTTGCATGGTATGCTGTATCCTGCAGAAGAGAAGGTCGATGTTGAGAAATTTCTTACATTATTTTCTAAAGAAGTCATTATCGCTAGGCTTCTGTTTATGTTATATAATGAAAAAAGAGATGAGACTTCAGTTGAAAACTGA
- a CDS encoding type III pantothenate kinase, producing the protein MLVAIDIGNTNITMGVYDRDQLIGNYRLTTKFQRTSDEYGFMLLSFLNASSIEVEQIEDIIISSVVPKINYSFTNCIKKYLHKNPIFIGPGVKTGIDIRIDNPSTLGADRLVDAAGAFYTYGGPCLVIDFGTATTYDVVTAKGEFIGGATAPGIGISTNALSSQAAKLPEIEIQKPNKIIAKNTIKSMQAGIVFGYIGQTEYIIRTIKEEYGENLKVISTGGLGRIIASETDEIDIYDVDLTFKGLKIIYDKTKKNIYI; encoded by the coding sequence ATGTTAGTTGCTATCGATATTGGTAATACAAATATTACAATGGGAGTTTATGACCGAGATCAGTTAATTGGTAATTATCGTTTAACAACAAAGTTTCAAAGAACATCTGATGAATATGGATTCATGTTATTATCTTTCTTAAATGCATCTTCAATTGAAGTTGAACAAATCGAGGATATTATTATTAGTAGCGTCGTTCCAAAAATCAACTATTCTTTTACCAACTGTATTAAAAAATATCTTCATAAGAATCCTATATTTATTGGTCCAGGTGTCAAAACAGGTATTGATATTCGCATTGACAATCCTTCAACACTTGGTGCCGATCGATTAGTAGATGCAGCTGGTGCCTTTTATACTTATGGTGGACCTTGTTTGGTCATTGATTTTGGAACAGCAACAACTTATGATGTTGTTACTGCTAAGGGTGAGTTTATAGGGGGAGCAACTGCTCCTGGTATTGGTATATCAACAAATGCCCTTTCCTCACAAGCTGCTAAATTGCCAGAAATCGAAATTCAAAAACCTAATAAAATTATTGCTAAGAATACAATTAAAAGTATGCAGGCTGGAATTGTTTTCGGATATATTGGTCAAACTGAATATATTATTAGAACGATTAAAGAAGAATATGGAGAAAACCTAAAAGTCATTTCAACAGGTGGTTTAGGACGTATTATTGCAAGCGAAACTGATGAAATTGATATTTATGATGTTGATTTAACATTCAAAGGACTTAAAATTATATACGATAAAACGAAAAAGAACATATATATTTAA
- the coaBC gene encoding bifunctional phosphopantothenoylcysteine decarboxylase/phosphopantothenate--cysteine ligase CoaBC, with protein MSKKIIVGITGSIAAYKAIQLISDLTKKDYHIEVMMSESAAKFITPVCIQSLTKRKVYIDTFDDENPAIITHVDIVKDADLFIVVPASAHTIAKLAYGMADNMLTSAFLAATCPKLIAPAMNVHMFENPITQKNMQSLKETGVLFVEPTCGLLACGDIGRGKLADQEDIMEMIHYALSKKTLTGKKILVSAGPTQESIDPVRYITNHSSGKMGYAIAKAAFCLGADVTLVSGPTYLKKPYGINCINVVSADDMYQAIHEISKQQDFIIMSAAVGDYASQNIADQKIKKNDHKMTLELIKNKDILFDLGQKKLPQQILCGFAMETSDLIEHAQDKLKKKNCDMIVANHLKTDGAGFQGDTNIVTFITQDSMKDYGLLSKDELAYEILMTLKKMEESLC; from the coding sequence ATGTCTAAAAAGATTATTGTTGGAATAACTGGAAGTATTGCAGCATATAAAGCTATCCAATTGATTAGTGATTTAACAAAAAAAGATTATCATATTGAAGTCATGATGAGTGAGAGTGCTGCAAAATTTATCACACCAGTTTGTATTCAATCACTTACAAAAAGAAAAGTTTATATTGATACTTTTGATGATGAGAATCCTGCTATCATTACACATGTTGATATTGTCAAAGATGCTGATTTATTTATAGTCGTTCCAGCAAGTGCACATACGATTGCCAAATTAGCTTATGGGATGGCAGATAACATGTTAACAAGTGCTTTCTTAGCAGCAACTTGTCCAAAATTGATTGCGCCTGCTATGAATGTTCACATGTTTGAAAATCCTATAACTCAAAAAAATATGCAATCTTTAAAAGAGACTGGTGTATTGTTTGTAGAACCTACTTGTGGTTTATTAGCATGTGGCGATATAGGACGTGGAAAACTGGCTGATCAAGAAGATATTATGGAAATGATACATTATGCCTTGTCTAAAAAAACATTAACAGGTAAAAAGATTTTAGTGAGTGCTGGACCTACACAAGAAAGTATTGACCCCGTTCGTTATATTACAAATCATTCAAGTGGCAAGATGGGGTATGCCATCGCTAAAGCAGCCTTTTGTTTAGGAGCAGATGTTACACTTGTCAGTGGCCCTACTTATCTCAAAAAACCATATGGCATCAATTGCATAAACGTTGTGAGTGCGGATGATATGTATCAGGCTATTCATGAGATTTCAAAACAACAAGATTTTATCATTATGTCAGCCGCAGTTGGAGATTATGCTAGCCAAAATATCGCAGATCAAAAAATCAAGAAAAATGATCATAAAATGACTTTAGAACTTATAAAAAATAAAGATATTTTATTTGATTTAGGTCAAAAAAAATTACCACAGCAGATTCTATGTGGTTTTGCAATGGAAACCAGTGACTTGATTGAACATGCTCAGGATAAATTGAAGAAAAAGAATTGTGATATGATTGTTGCTAATCATTTAAAAACAGATGGTGCTGGCTTTCAAGGGGATACAAATATTGTAACATTTATAACTCAAGATAGTATGAAAGATTATGGATTATTATCTAAGGATGAGCTTGCTTATGAAATTTTAATGACATTAAAAAAGATGGAGGAATCATTATGTTAG
- a CDS encoding ECF transporter S component, with product MNKQKTKNLSFMSLFIAIEILMVMVPFLGFIPIGPLRATTLHIPVIIAGIVLGKKQGAGIGLVFGISSLVINTIQPTLTSFVFSPFISKSLMSAFIAIVPRVLIGYIAGLLFEKLKDKNEFMAMIVGSFLGAMTNTVLVLGGIYFIFGSQYASAIGKDLSALFPYLIGIITTSGLLEAIVGTMIAVMVSRILIKLK from the coding sequence ATGAATAAACAAAAAACAAAGAACCTTTCGTTCATGTCGCTATTTATAGCGATAGAAATTCTCATGGTTATGGTGCCTTTTCTTGGTTTCATTCCAATTGGACCTTTACGTGCAACAACATTGCATATTCCTGTTATTATCGCAGGAATTGTTCTTGGAAAAAAACAGGGAGCAGGCATAGGACTAGTATTTGGTATCTCTAGTTTAGTTATCAATACTATTCAACCAACCTTGACTTCTTTTGTCTTTTCACCTTTTATCAGTAAATCTTTGATGAGTGCATTCATTGCAATTGTGCCAAGAGTTCTTATCGGATATATTGCTGGTCTTCTTTTTGAAAAGTTAAAAGATAAAAATGAATTCATGGCAATGATTGTTGGTTCTTTTTTAGGTGCTATGACAAATACAGTTTTGGTATTAGGTGGTATTTATTTTATCTTTGGTTCTCAATATGCGAGTGCTATTGGTAAAGATTTAAGTGCTTTATTCCCTTACCTTATTGGTATTATAACAACAAGTGGCTTATTAGAAGCTATTGTTGGAACCATGATTGCAGTTATGGTCTCACGTATATTAATAAAATTAAAATAA
- the rbr gene encoding rubrerythrin has product MAKWVCKVCGYVHEGDTPPEVCPICKVSADKFEKVEEEKNSKYAGTKTEKNLMEAFAGESQARNKYTYFAEMARKEGLEQIAAIFDETADQEKQHAKMWFSEFHGIGATDENLVAAAAGENEEWTDMYARMAKEAREEGFEELAIKFENVGKVERSHEARYLKLLDSYKNGKTFKGDAPKGWKCRQCGFIYEGEEAPERCPTCGYPKAFFERMTENY; this is encoded by the coding sequence ATGGCTAAATGGGTATGTAAAGTATGTGGGTATGTACATGAAGGAGATACACCTCCAGAAGTATGTCCAATTTGTAAAGTTTCAGCTGATAAATTTGAAAAAGTAGAAGAAGAAAAAAATTCAAAATATGCAGGTACAAAAACAGAAAAGAATTTAATGGAAGCATTTGCTGGTGAATCACAAGCAAGAAACAAATATACGTATTTCGCAGAAATGGCAAGAAAAGAAGGTTTAGAACAAATCGCTGCTATTTTTGATGAAACTGCAGATCAAGAAAAACAACATGCAAAAATGTGGTTCTCTGAATTTCATGGTATTGGAGCGACTGATGAAAACTTAGTTGCTGCAGCTGCTGGTGAAAATGAAGAATGGACAGATATGTATGCAAGAATGGCTAAGGAAGCAAGAGAAGAAGGATTTGAAGAATTAGCAATTAAATTTGAAAACGTTGGTAAAGTGGAAAGATCACATGAAGCACGTTATTTAAAATTATTGGATTCATATAAGAATGGTAAAACATTCAAAGGAGATGCACCAAAGGGATGGAAGTGTAGACAATGTGGATTTATCTACGAAGGTGAAGAAGCGCCAGAAAGATGTCCAACTTGTGGTTATCCAAAAGCATTTTTTGAAAGAATGACTGAAAACTATTAA